In Candidatus Zixiibacteriota bacterium, a single genomic region encodes these proteins:
- a CDS encoding NADH-quinone oxidoreductase subunit N, with protein MDDLRLMLPEIILFCWSMLMLIVGIRRKQTAAANGFGLIYLTMLGLVVTAFAIPVTGYGVAFGGTFFVDRFGAFFKMIFLCAAFFAAASSGQLMKRLTADHGEFFSLVLLSTVGMMVLVSTNELITLYVALELTTIPLFVLAAYRKDRLTSSEAGLKYLILGAVSSAILLYGISLIYGLTGSTFLSISLNRLLEQSIGMLQATNDLNLALLIAMVMMIAGFGFKLALVPFHMWAPDVYEGAPTAITSFLSVASKGAGVAAFARVFYSALPTFNEFYWGMMVAVLAAAAMIVGNITAVLQPNVKRMLAYSSIAHAGYLLVGFVALPLTQNDPPYGPASIMFYMLAYLFANMGAFACAIAFEKNYGSYEIKDYEGLAKDAPALSLLFMIFLLSLAGIPPLVGFFAKYYVFLAAWKQYPWLVMIGVLTSVIALYYYARILKQMYFAKREVAFAKAQFDGPLTITLALTTVGTILFGLYPEPVIRFASQAFEAFPF; from the coding sequence ATGGACGACTTGCGGTTGATGCTGCCGGAAATCATCCTGTTCTGCTGGTCGATGCTGATGTTGATCGTCGGCATCCGCCGCAAGCAGACCGCTGCGGCCAACGGCTTTGGCCTGATCTACCTGACCATGCTCGGCCTCGTTGTCACTGCGTTCGCGATTCCCGTGACGGGTTACGGCGTCGCTTTCGGCGGCACCTTCTTCGTCGATCGCTTCGGCGCCTTCTTCAAGATGATCTTCCTTTGCGCCGCCTTCTTCGCGGCCGCCTCTTCCGGCCAGTTGATGAAGCGCCTGACCGCCGACCACGGCGAATTCTTCTCGCTCGTCCTGCTCTCGACGGTCGGCATGATGGTCCTCGTTTCGACCAACGAGCTGATCACGCTCTATGTCGCTCTCGAGTTGACCACCATTCCGCTGTTCGTCCTCGCCGCCTATCGCAAAGACCGCCTGACCTCTTCGGAGGCCGGCCTGAAATACCTGATCCTCGGCGCCGTCTCCTCCGCGATTTTGCTCTACGGTATCTCGCTGATCTATGGCCTCACCGGGTCGACCTTCCTGTCGATCTCGCTGAATCGTCTGCTCGAGCAGTCGATCGGCATGCTCCAGGCCACCAATGACCTCAACCTCGCGCTCCTGATCGCGATGGTGATGATGATCGCCGGCTTCGGCTTCAAGCTCGCGCTCGTGCCGTTCCACATGTGGGCGCCCGATGTCTACGAAGGCGCGCCGACCGCCATTACCTCGTTCCTGTCCGTTGCCTCCAAAGGCGCCGGAGTGGCGGCGTTTGCGCGCGTGTTCTACAGCGCGTTGCCGACCTTCAATGAATTCTACTGGGGCATGATGGTCGCCGTGCTCGCTGCCGCCGCGATGATCGTCGGCAACATCACCGCCGTCCTGCAGCCGAACGTTAAGCGCATGTTGGCTTATTCCTCGATCGCCCATGCCGGCTATCTGCTCGTCGGCTTCGTCGCCTTGCCCTTGACGCAGAACGATCCCCCTTACGGCCCGGCCTCGATCATGTTCTACATGCTTGCTTATCTCTTCGCCAACATGGGTGCCTTCGCTTGTGCGATTGCCTTCGAAAAGAACTACGGCTCCTACGAGATCAAAGATTACGAAGGTCTCGCCAAGGATGCCCCCGCGCTCTCCTTGTTGTTCATGATCTTCCTGCTGTCGCTGGCCGGCATTCCCCCGTTGGTCGGCTTTTTCGCCAAGTACTACGTTTTCCTCGCCGCCTGGAAGCAATACCCCTGGCTGGTGATGATTGGAGTGCTCACCTCCGTGATCGCGCTCTACTACTACGCGCGCATTCTCAAACAGATGTACTTCGCCAAACGGGAAGTCGCGTTCGCGAAAGCGCAATTCGACGGCCCGTTGACGATCACGCTCGCGCTCACCACCGTTGGCACGATCCTCTTCGGTCTCTATCCCGAACCGGTGATTCGCTTCGCCAGCCAAGCGTTTGAAGCCTTCCCCTTTTAG
- a CDS encoding NADH-quinone oxidoreductase subunit M, whose translation MDFPILSFMIFVPIIGMAVVMLLPKEKHDLIKWTSTLISVIPLILSLILVFEYDGSTADMQFVEKFSWIPSLKIQYFLGVDGLSVPMLFLTALLSTISLIVSFHIHNRVKEYFAFFLLLEAGMIGVFAALDFFLFYVFWEVMLVPMYFLIGIWGGPRKEYAAIKFFLYTLFGSIFMLVGILILYLTTGSLDMLELIAQAPNYAHSMQILVWVFFFLAFAIKVPIFPFHTWLPDAHVEAPTAVSIILAGVLLKMGTYGFLRISYPMLPYGTQYFAYPFAILGVIGIIYGALVSMAQKDLKKLVAYSSVSHMGYCILGMAVFFIDPSGNAHITGIAGCIFQMFSHGLITGALFLLVGVLYDRAHTREIAAFGGLGSKLPVYTALMTVFAMASLGLPGMSGFVAEFMVFIGAFPKYQVITGIAVIGVVLTAGYILRMVQRMFLGEFNVKWAGLTEINAREILAVAPLLILTIALGVYPAPLVNMISATLQNIVVMVSR comes from the coding sequence ATGGACTTTCCGATTCTAAGCTTCATGATTTTCGTCCCCATCATCGGGATGGCGGTCGTGATGCTGCTTCCCAAGGAGAAGCATGATCTGATCAAGTGGACCTCCACCTTGATCAGCGTCATCCCGCTGATCCTGTCGCTGATTCTCGTCTTTGAATATGACGGCTCGACCGCCGACATGCAGTTCGTCGAGAAGTTTTCCTGGATTCCGTCATTGAAGATCCAGTACTTCCTCGGCGTCGACGGCCTCTCAGTGCCGATGCTGTTCCTGACGGCTCTGCTGTCCACGATTTCCCTGATCGTCTCGTTCCATATTCACAACCGCGTCAAAGAGTACTTTGCGTTCTTCCTGCTGCTGGAAGCCGGCATGATCGGCGTCTTCGCCGCCCTCGACTTCTTCTTATTCTATGTCTTCTGGGAAGTGATGCTCGTTCCGATGTACTTCCTGATCGGCATCTGGGGCGGTCCGCGCAAGGAGTACGCCGCAATCAAGTTCTTCCTCTATACGCTCTTCGGCTCGATCTTCATGCTGGTCGGAATCCTGATCCTCTACCTCACGACCGGCTCGCTCGATATGCTCGAACTGATCGCGCAGGCGCCAAACTACGCCCACTCGATGCAAATCCTCGTCTGGGTGTTCTTCTTCCTCGCCTTCGCCATCAAGGTGCCGATCTTCCCGTTCCATACCTGGTTGCCCGACGCGCACGTCGAAGCGCCCACCGCCGTCTCGATCATCCTGGCCGGCGTGCTGCTGAAAATGGGGACGTACGGTTTCCTGCGCATCAGCTACCCGATGCTCCCCTACGGCACACAATATTTCGCCTATCCCTTTGCCATCCTTGGCGTGATCGGCATCATCTACGGCGCGCTCGTCTCGATGGCACAGAAGGATCTCAAGAAGCTGGTCGCGTATTCGTCCGTTTCGCATATGGGCTACTGCATCCTCGGAATGGCGGTCTTCTTCATCGATCCCTCCGGCAACGCCCATATCACCGGCATCGCCGGCTGCATCTTCCAAATGTTCAGCCACGGCCTGATCACCGGCGCCCTCTTCTTGCTCGTCGGCGTGCTCTACGACCGCGCCCATACCCGCGAGATCGCAGCCTTTGGCGGTCTCGGCTCCAAACTGCCGGTGTACACGGCCTTGATGACCGTCTTCGCGATGGCCTCGCTCGGCCTCCCCGGCATGTCCGGCTTCGTCGCCGAATTCATGGTCTTCATCGGCGCCTTCCCGAAGTACCAGGTCATCACCGGCATCGCCGTCATCGGCGTCGTCCTGACCGCCGGCTACATTCTCCGCATGGTTCAGCGCATGTTCCTCGGTGAGTTCAACGTCAAGTGGGCCGGTCTGACCGAAATCAATGCCCGCGAAATCCTCGCCGTCGCGCCATTGCTCATTCTGACCATCGCGCTCGGCGTCTATCCCGCGCCGCTGGTAAACATGATCTCCGCCACGCTGCAGAATATCGTCGTGATGGTGTCGAGGTAG